The Bacteroidales bacterium genome includes a region encoding these proteins:
- the pepT gene encoding peptidase T gives MQNIIDRFVKYIKIDTQSDPKNPAFPSTEKQWDLAHLLVEELKEIGLEEISLDDNCYLMATLPSNVNYKVPTIGFIAHIDTSPDYSGTNVKPQFHPNYNGKDIVLNKEENIILSPSYFEDLLLYKGQTLITTDGTTLLGADDKAGIAEIVSAMEYLINHPEIKHGKIRIGFTPDEEVGKGAHLFDVDKFGAEWAYTMDGSQVGELEYENFNAAGAKVIFNGTSVHPGYAKGKMINSILLANEFISSLPKNEIPQETEGFEGFFHLHDIKGDIEKTELQYIIRDHDKESFKNRKILFQKAVDDLNKKLGSNIVEVEIKNQYFNMREQIEPVMHIIDIAEEAMKQAGIKPIIHAIRGGTDGAQLSYKGLPCPNIFAGGHNFHGRYEFIATEAMQIATDVIVNIAKITAEKSK, from the coding sequence ATGCAAAATATTATAGATCGATTCGTTAAATACATCAAAATAGACACACAATCAGATCCCAAAAACCCAGCTTTTCCAAGTACAGAAAAACAATGGGATTTAGCTCATCTTTTAGTTGAAGAATTAAAAGAAATTGGACTCGAAGAGATTAGCTTAGACGACAATTGTTACCTAATGGCAACTCTACCATCAAATGTAAATTATAAAGTACCTACAATTGGATTTATTGCCCATATCGATACCAGTCCCGATTATTCGGGAACCAATGTAAAACCACAATTTCATCCTAATTATAATGGAAAAGATATTGTTTTAAACAAAGAAGAAAACATAATATTATCGCCAAGTTATTTTGAGGACTTATTGCTTTATAAAGGACAAACACTAATTACTACAGATGGCACAACCCTCTTAGGAGCAGATGATAAAGCCGGAATCGCTGAAATTGTTTCAGCAATGGAATATTTAATAAATCATCCTGAAATAAAGCATGGAAAAATTAGAATTGGCTTTACTCCCGATGAAGAAGTGGGTAAAGGAGCACATCTATTTGATGTTGATAAATTTGGAGCCGAATGGGCATACACTATGGATGGCAGTCAGGTTGGAGAATTAGAATACGAAAATTTTAATGCTGCCGGAGCAAAAGTTATTTTTAACGGAACATCTGTTCATCCCGGCTATGCCAAAGGAAAAATGATTAATTCCATACTTCTTGCAAATGAATTTATTTCGTCTTTACCCAAAAATGAAATTCCACAAGAAACAGAAGGTTTTGAAGGTTTCTTCCATCTGCATGATATAAAAGGAGATATTGAAAAAACAGAGCTTCAATATATTATCAGAGATCACGACAAAGAATCGTTTAAAAACAGAAAAATCCTCTTTCAAAAAGCAGTAGATGATCTAAATAAAAAATTAGGTAGTAACATAGTTGAAGTGGAAATAAAGAACCAATATTTCAATATGCGCGAACAGATAGAACCAGTTATGCATATTATTGATATTGCTGAAGAGGCGATGAAACAAGCAGGGATAAAACCAATTATTCACGCAATCAGAGGCGGAACAGATGGCGCTCAATTATCTTATAAAGGATTACCTTGTCCAAATATTTTTGCTGGTGGACACAACTTCCACGGTCGTTATGAGTTTATAGCGACTGAAGCCATGCAAATAGCAACTGATGTAATTGTGAATATTGCTAAAATTACAGCTGAAAAAAGCAAATGA